One genomic window of Aethina tumida isolate Nest 87 chromosome 3, icAetTumi1.1, whole genome shotgun sequence includes the following:
- the LOC109599859 gene encoding innexin shaking-B isoform X1, with protein sequence MLKLSQRCKILKMQHPLYAVRNGPLGYLLSQMGRIKSERVHKERVVYRTQATKPRITRKSHPDTRVSGRKRPSNGGGGHGGMDLLRGVYTLAQTNHVTIDSAILRLHSNATVILLVTFSIAVTTRQYVGNPIDCIHTRDIPEDVLNTFCWIHSTYTVLDEFKKISSDNTYPGVENTGNHPTKQVKYYQWVAFTLFFQAILFYTPRWLWKSWEGGKIHALMMDLDIGICSDIEKKQKKKLMIDYLWENLRYHNWWAYKYYICEVLALINVVGQMFLMNRFFDGAFLMFGFEVIAFMNSDEENREDPMIQIFPRMTKCTFHKYGVSGDWERHDCLCILPLNVVNEKIYVFLWFWFIILAVLTFFTVIYRIVIIFSPRMRVYLLRMRYRLVRKDAIDLLVRRSKMGDWFLFYMLGENVDSVIFRDVMQELANKLNRHNFHHVPGFKGEIQEA encoded by the exons ATGTTGAAACTGTCACAACGATGTAAAATTCTTAAG ATGCAGCATCCACTTTACGCAGTAAGAAATGGTCCATTGGGTTATCTGCTGTCCCAAATGGGAAGGATCAAGAGCGAGAGGGTGCACAAGGAGCGCGTAGTGTATAGGACGCAGGCGACGAAGCCGAGGATCACCAGGAAGTCGCATCCCGATACCAGGGTTTCCGGCAGGAAGAGACCGTCCAACGGTGGCGGCGGACACGGTGGCATGGACCTGCTACGCGGCGTCTACACTTTAGCCcaa ACAAACCACGTGACAATCGATTCGGCAATTTTACGTCTTCATAGCAACGCTACTGTAATTCTTCTTGTAACTTTTTCAATTGCGGTAACCACTCGGCAATATGTCGGAAATCCCATCGATTGCATTCACACTAG AGATATTCCCGAAGACGTATTGAATACATTCTGTTGGATTCACTCAACTTATACAGTTTTGgacgaatttaaaaaaatttctagtGACAATACTTATCCGGGTGTGGAAAATACTGGGAATCATCCGACGAAGCAAGTCAAATATTACCAGTGGGTGGCTTTCACACTATTTTTTCAG gcAATACTATTCTACACGCCCAGATGGCTGTGGAAGTCGTGGGAGGGAGGGAAAATCCACGCGTTGATGATGGATTTGGACATCGGCATCTGCTCGGACATCGAGAAGAAGCAGAAGAAGAAGCTGATGATCGACTACCTGTGGGAGAATCTCAGATACCACAATTGGTGGGcgtacaaatattatatttgcgAAGTCTTGGCCTTAATCAATGTTGTTG GCCAGATGTTCCTGATGAACCGCTTCTTCGACGGCGCCTTCCTGATGTTCGGCTTCGAGGTGATCGCGTTCATGAACAGCGACGAGGAGAACCGCGAGGATCCGATGATACAGATCTTTCCGCGGATGACCAAGTGCACGTTCCACAAGTACGGCGTGTCCGGCGACTGGGAACGGCACGACTGCCTGTGCATATTGCCGCTGAACGTGGTGAACGAGAAGATTTACGTGTTCCTGTGGTTCTGGTTCATCATACTGGCCGTGCTGACGTTTTTCACGGTGATCTACCGCATCGTGATAATATTCTCGCCGCGGATGAGAGTGTACTTGCTGAGGATGAGGTACAGACTGGTCAGGAAGGATGCGATCGATCTGTTGGTGAGACGGAGCAAGATGGGTGACTGGTTTCTGTTTTACATGTTGGGTGAGAACGTGGACTCCGTCATATTTCGCGATGTGATGCAGGAACTGGCCAATAAATTGAACCGGCACAATTTTCATCACGTGCCCGGTTTCAAAGGTGAAATACAGGAGGCCTAG
- the LOC109599859 gene encoding innexin shaking-B isoform X3 — MLDIFRGLKTLIRVSHIHIDSPVFRLHYSITVLILIAFSLIVTTRQYVGNPIDCIHTKDIPEDVLNTYCWIHSTFTLTPTNSIQAHPALGYPGVHTTTNEKGKKLYKYYQWVCFCLFFQAILFYTPRWLWKSWEGGKIHALMMDLDIGICSDIEKKQKKKLMIDYLWENLRYHNWWAYKYYICEVLALINVVGQMFLMNRFFDGAFLMFGFEVIAFMNSDEENREDPMIQIFPRMTKCTFHKYGVSGDWERHDCLCILPLNVVNEKIYVFLWFWFIILAVLTFFTVIYRIVIIFSPRMRVYLLRMRYRLVRKDAIDLLVRRSKMGDWFLFYMLGENVDSVIFRDVMQELANKLNRHNFHHVPGFKGEIQEA; from the exons ATGTTGGATATTTTCCGCGGTTTGAAAACTCTGATCAGAGTAAGTCACATACACATCGACTCGCCGGTATTCCGTTTGCACTACTCGATCACCGTCCTAATCCTGATCGCGTTCAGTCTGATCGTGACCACTAGGCAATATGTCGGCAATCCCATCGACTGCATACACACGAAGGATATACCGGAGGATGTTCTTAACACCTACTGCTGGATCCATTCCACCTTCACGCTGACGCCGACCAACTCCATACAGGCGCATCCCGCCTTGGGTTATCCGGGCGTGCACACCACCACCAACGAAAAGGGCAAGAAGCTCTATAAGTATTATCAGTGGGTGTgtttttgtctattttttcAG gcAATACTATTCTACACGCCCAGATGGCTGTGGAAGTCGTGGGAGGGAGGGAAAATCCACGCGTTGATGATGGATTTGGACATCGGCATCTGCTCGGACATCGAGAAGAAGCAGAAGAAGAAGCTGATGATCGACTACCTGTGGGAGAATCTCAGATACCACAATTGGTGGGcgtacaaatattatatttgcgAAGTCTTGGCCTTAATCAATGTTGTTG GCCAGATGTTCCTGATGAACCGCTTCTTCGACGGCGCCTTCCTGATGTTCGGCTTCGAGGTGATCGCGTTCATGAACAGCGACGAGGAGAACCGCGAGGATCCGATGATACAGATCTTTCCGCGGATGACCAAGTGCACGTTCCACAAGTACGGCGTGTCCGGCGACTGGGAACGGCACGACTGCCTGTGCATATTGCCGCTGAACGTGGTGAACGAGAAGATTTACGTGTTCCTGTGGTTCTGGTTCATCATACTGGCCGTGCTGACGTTTTTCACGGTGATCTACCGCATCGTGATAATATTCTCGCCGCGGATGAGAGTGTACTTGCTGAGGATGAGGTACAGACTGGTCAGGAAGGATGCGATCGATCTGTTGGTGAGACGGAGCAAGATGGGTGACTGGTTTCTGTTTTACATGTTGGGTGAGAACGTGGACTCCGTCATATTTCGCGATGTGATGCAGGAACTGGCCAATAAATTGAACCGGCACAATTTTCATCACGTGCCCGGTTTCAAAGGTGAAATACAGGAGGCCTAG
- the LOC109599859 gene encoding innexin shaking-B isoform X2 — MQHPLYAVRNGPLGYLLSQMGRIKSERVHKERVVYRTQATKPRITRKSHPDTRVSGRKRPSNGGGGHGGMDLLRGVYTLAQTNHVTIDSAILRLHSNATVILLVTFSIAVTTRQYVGNPIDCIHTRDIPEDVLNTFCWIHSTYTVLDEFKKISSDNTYPGVENTGNHPTKQVKYYQWVAFTLFFQAILFYTPRWLWKSWEGGKIHALMMDLDIGICSDIEKKQKKKLMIDYLWENLRYHNWWAYKYYICEVLALINVVGQMFLMNRFFDGAFLMFGFEVIAFMNSDEENREDPMIQIFPRMTKCTFHKYGVSGDWERHDCLCILPLNVVNEKIYVFLWFWFIILAVLTFFTVIYRIVIIFSPRMRVYLLRMRYRLVRKDAIDLLVRRSKMGDWFLFYMLGENVDSVIFRDVMQELANKLNRHNFHHVPGFKGEIQEA; from the exons ATGCAGCATCCACTTTACGCAGTAAGAAATGGTCCATTGGGTTATCTGCTGTCCCAAATGGGAAGGATCAAGAGCGAGAGGGTGCACAAGGAGCGCGTAGTGTATAGGACGCAGGCGACGAAGCCGAGGATCACCAGGAAGTCGCATCCCGATACCAGGGTTTCCGGCAGGAAGAGACCGTCCAACGGTGGCGGCGGACACGGTGGCATGGACCTGCTACGCGGCGTCTACACTTTAGCCcaa ACAAACCACGTGACAATCGATTCGGCAATTTTACGTCTTCATAGCAACGCTACTGTAATTCTTCTTGTAACTTTTTCAATTGCGGTAACCACTCGGCAATATGTCGGAAATCCCATCGATTGCATTCACACTAG AGATATTCCCGAAGACGTATTGAATACATTCTGTTGGATTCACTCAACTTATACAGTTTTGgacgaatttaaaaaaatttctagtGACAATACTTATCCGGGTGTGGAAAATACTGGGAATCATCCGACGAAGCAAGTCAAATATTACCAGTGGGTGGCTTTCACACTATTTTTTCAG gcAATACTATTCTACACGCCCAGATGGCTGTGGAAGTCGTGGGAGGGAGGGAAAATCCACGCGTTGATGATGGATTTGGACATCGGCATCTGCTCGGACATCGAGAAGAAGCAGAAGAAGAAGCTGATGATCGACTACCTGTGGGAGAATCTCAGATACCACAATTGGTGGGcgtacaaatattatatttgcgAAGTCTTGGCCTTAATCAATGTTGTTG GCCAGATGTTCCTGATGAACCGCTTCTTCGACGGCGCCTTCCTGATGTTCGGCTTCGAGGTGATCGCGTTCATGAACAGCGACGAGGAGAACCGCGAGGATCCGATGATACAGATCTTTCCGCGGATGACCAAGTGCACGTTCCACAAGTACGGCGTGTCCGGCGACTGGGAACGGCACGACTGCCTGTGCATATTGCCGCTGAACGTGGTGAACGAGAAGATTTACGTGTTCCTGTGGTTCTGGTTCATCATACTGGCCGTGCTGACGTTTTTCACGGTGATCTACCGCATCGTGATAATATTCTCGCCGCGGATGAGAGTGTACTTGCTGAGGATGAGGTACAGACTGGTCAGGAAGGATGCGATCGATCTGTTGGTGAGACGGAGCAAGATGGGTGACTGGTTTCTGTTTTACATGTTGGGTGAGAACGTGGACTCCGTCATATTTCGCGATGTGATGCAGGAACTGGCCAATAAATTGAACCGGCACAATTTTCATCACGTGCCCGGTTTCAAAGGTGAAATACAGGAGGCCTAG